The Theropithecus gelada isolate Dixy chromosome X, Tgel_1.0, whole genome shotgun sequence genome includes a window with the following:
- the IKBKG gene encoding NF-kappa-B essential modulator isoform X1 encodes MSRHLWKSQLCEMVQPSGGPAADQDVLGEESPLGKPAMLHLPSEQGAPETLQRCLEENQELRDAIRQSNQMLRERCEELLHFQASQREEKEFLMCKFQEARKLVERLSLEKLDLKRQKEQALREVEHLKRCQQQMAEDKASVKAQVTSLLGELQESQSRLEAATKECQTLEGRARAASEQARQLESEREALQQQHSVQVDQLRMQGQSVEAALRMERQAASEEKRKLAQLQVAYHQLFQEYDNHIKSSLVGSERKRGMQLEDLKQQLQQAEEALVAKQEVIDKLKEEAEQHKIVMETVPVLKAQADIYKADFQAERQAREKLAEKKELLQEQLEQLQREYSKLKASCQESARIEDMRKRHVEVSQAPLPPAPAYLSSPLALPSQRRSPPEEPPDFCCPKCQYQAPDMDTLQIHVMECIE; translated from the exons ATGAGCAGGCACCTCTGGAAGAGCCAGCTGTGTGAGATGGTGCAGCCCAGTGGTGGCCCGGCAGCAGATCAGGACGTGCTGGGTGAAGAGTCTCCTCTGGGGAAGCCAGCCATGCTGCACCTGCCTTCAGAGCAGGGCGCTCCTGAGACTCTCCAGCGCTGCCTGGAGGAGAATCAAGAGCTCCGAG ATGCCATCCGGCAGAGCAACCAGATGCTGCGAGAGCGCTGCGAGGAGCTTCTGCATTTCCAAGCCAgccagagggaggagaaggagttCCTCATGTGCAAATTCCAAGAGGCCAGGAAACTGGTGGAGAGACTCAGCCTGGAGAAGCTCGACCTGAAGAGGCAGAAAGAGCAGGCTCTGCGGGAGGTAGAGCACCTGAAGAGATGCCAGCAG CAGATGGCTGAGGACAAGGCCTCTGTGAAAGCCCAGGTGACATCCTTGCTCGGGGAGCTGCAGGAGAGCCAGAGTCGCTTGGAGGCTGCCACTAAGGAATGCCAGACTCTGGAGGGTCG GGCCCGGGCGGCCAGCGAGCAGGCGCGGCAGCTGGAGAGTGAGCGTGAGGCACTGCAGCAGCAGCACAGCGTGCAGGTGGACCAGCTGCGCATGCAGGGCCAGAGCGTGGAGGCCGCACTCCGCATGGAGCGCCAGGCTGCCTCGGAGGAGAA GCGGAAGCTGGCCCAGTTGCAGGTGGCCTATCACCAGCTCTTCCAAGAATACGACAACCACATCAAGAGCAGCCTGGTGGGCAGCGAGCGGAAGCGA GGAATGCAGCTGGAAGATCTCAAGCAGCAGCTCCAGCAGGCCGAGGAGGCCCTGGTGGCCAAACAGGAGGTGATCGATAAGCTGAAGGAGGAGGCCGAGCAGCACAAGATTGTGATGGAGACCGTTCCGGTGCTGAAGGCCCAG GCGGACATCTACAAGGCGGACTTCCAGGCTGAGAGGCAGGCTCGGGAGAAGCTGGCCGAGAAGAAGGAGCTCTTGCAGGAGCAGCTGGAGCAGCTGCAGAGGGAGTACAGCAAACTGAAGGCCAGCTGTCAGGAGTCGGCCAG GATCGAGGACATGAGGAAGCGGCATGTTGAGGTCTCCCAGGCCCCCTTGCCCCCTGCCCCCG cctacctctcctctcccctggccctgcccagccAGAGGAGGAGCCCCCCTGAGGAGCCACCTGACTTCTGCTGTCCCAAGTGCCAGTATCAGGCCCCTGATATGGACACCCTGCAGATACATGTCATGGAGTGCATTGAGTAG
- the IKBKG gene encoding NF-kappa-B essential modulator isoform X2, translating to MSRHLWKSQLCEMVQPSGGPAADQDVLGEESPLGKPAMLHLPSEQGAPETLQRCLEENQELRDAIRQSNQMLRERCEELLHFQASQREEKEFLMCKFQEARKLVERLSLEKLDLKRQKEQALREVEHLKRCQQMAEDKASVKAQVTSLLGELQESQSRLEAATKECQTLEGRARAASEQARQLESEREALQQQHSVQVDQLRMQGQSVEAALRMERQAASEEKRKLAQLQVAYHQLFQEYDNHIKSSLVGSERKRGMQLEDLKQQLQQAEEALVAKQEVIDKLKEEAEQHKIVMETVPVLKAQADIYKADFQAERQAREKLAEKKELLQEQLEQLQREYSKLKASCQESARIEDMRKRHVEVSQAPLPPAPAYLSSPLALPSQRRSPPEEPPDFCCPKCQYQAPDMDTLQIHVMECIE from the exons ATGAGCAGGCACCTCTGGAAGAGCCAGCTGTGTGAGATGGTGCAGCCCAGTGGTGGCCCGGCAGCAGATCAGGACGTGCTGGGTGAAGAGTCTCCTCTGGGGAAGCCAGCCATGCTGCACCTGCCTTCAGAGCAGGGCGCTCCTGAGACTCTCCAGCGCTGCCTGGAGGAGAATCAAGAGCTCCGAG ATGCCATCCGGCAGAGCAACCAGATGCTGCGAGAGCGCTGCGAGGAGCTTCTGCATTTCCAAGCCAgccagagggaggagaaggagttCCTCATGTGCAAATTCCAAGAGGCCAGGAAACTGGTGGAGAGACTCAGCCTGGAGAAGCTCGACCTGAAGAGGCAGAAAGAGCAGGCTCTGCGGGAGGTAGAGCACCTGAAGAGATGCCAGCAG ATGGCTGAGGACAAGGCCTCTGTGAAAGCCCAGGTGACATCCTTGCTCGGGGAGCTGCAGGAGAGCCAGAGTCGCTTGGAGGCTGCCACTAAGGAATGCCAGACTCTGGAGGGTCG GGCCCGGGCGGCCAGCGAGCAGGCGCGGCAGCTGGAGAGTGAGCGTGAGGCACTGCAGCAGCAGCACAGCGTGCAGGTGGACCAGCTGCGCATGCAGGGCCAGAGCGTGGAGGCCGCACTCCGCATGGAGCGCCAGGCTGCCTCGGAGGAGAA GCGGAAGCTGGCCCAGTTGCAGGTGGCCTATCACCAGCTCTTCCAAGAATACGACAACCACATCAAGAGCAGCCTGGTGGGCAGCGAGCGGAAGCGA GGAATGCAGCTGGAAGATCTCAAGCAGCAGCTCCAGCAGGCCGAGGAGGCCCTGGTGGCCAAACAGGAGGTGATCGATAAGCTGAAGGAGGAGGCCGAGCAGCACAAGATTGTGATGGAGACCGTTCCGGTGCTGAAGGCCCAG GCGGACATCTACAAGGCGGACTTCCAGGCTGAGAGGCAGGCTCGGGAGAAGCTGGCCGAGAAGAAGGAGCTCTTGCAGGAGCAGCTGGAGCAGCTGCAGAGGGAGTACAGCAAACTGAAGGCCAGCTGTCAGGAGTCGGCCAG GATCGAGGACATGAGGAAGCGGCATGTTGAGGTCTCCCAGGCCCCCTTGCCCCCTGCCCCCG cctacctctcctctcccctggccctgcccagccAGAGGAGGAGCCCCCCTGAGGAGCCACCTGACTTCTGCTGTCCCAAGTGCCAGTATCAGGCCCCTGATATGGACACCCTGCAGATACATGTCATGGAGTGCATTGAGTAG